One segment of Macrotis lagotis isolate mMagLag1 chromosome 1, bilby.v1.9.chrom.fasta, whole genome shotgun sequence DNA contains the following:
- the LOC141509124 gene encoding platelet glycoprotein VI-like, translated as MGDKEKESPGSDISHSLPDRTPRPSLSADKGPLVTLESRVTLTCLGSLGAEKYLLEKNQESPVMKVIDVKPTRGEVKFLIPTVTEKDARKYYCRYRCSSVFSEYSNPLELVVTGLYGPPSLSALPSSQVTSGQQVTLLCQSDGWFARFALYKNGEKIEEHQVQTHSRGSQTNFSILVVTPAHAGSYQCYTFYSNKPYVWSAPSDPLVLRVTDPGTTKEPHLTQSPGNPQNMTSSPIKISQTPKSGHSLFGLSFLQAGILIGISTFLILLILFLLLAWYRHQKHKTKLGNGGREAKAKTTRSSDSDGTPLEETLCDYAVVNKDRQTDRQTKDTRPEDTTVSSREDPQEVTYAQLNLNSLKAGVEDPPTSGSKDLSLYAVLW; from the exons ATGGGGGACAAAGAAAAGGAATCCCCTGGAAGTGACATCTCTCATTCCCTTCCAGACAGAACCCCCAGACCCTCCCTCAGTGCAGACAAAGGCCCTTTGGTGACTCTAGAAAGTAGAGTGACCCTCACATGTCTGGGGTCACTGGGGGCTGAAAAGTATCTGCTGGAGAAAAATCAAGAGTCTCCAGTGATGAAGGTCATAGATGTGAAACCAACCAGAGGAGAGGTCAAGTTTCTCATCCCAACAGTGACAGAAAAAGATGCTAGGAAATATTACTGTCGTTATAGATGCTCATCTGTCTTCTCAGAGTACAGTAACCCCCTGGAGCTGGTGGTGACAG GTCTCTATGGCCCCCCCTCCCTCTCAGCCTTGCCCAGCTCCCAGGTGACCTCAGGACAGCAGGTGACCCTCCTGTGTCAGTCAGATGGATGGTTTGCCAGGTTTGCTCTGTAcaagaatggagaaaagataGAGGAACATCAAGTCCAAACTCATAGCCGGGGGTCTCAGACCAACTTCTCCATCCTGGTTGTGACTCCGGCCCATGCAGGGTCTTACCAATGTTACACCTTTTACAGTAATAAGCCTTATGTGTGGTCAGCCCCCAGTGACCCCCTGGTGCTCAGGGTCACAG aTCCAGGCACCACAAAGGAACCTCACCTTACTCAAAGCCCTGGAAATCCCCAAAATATGACATCATCCCCAATCA agATCTCTCAAACTCCTAAATCTGGACACTCCCTGTTTG GTCTTTCCTTCCTCCAAGCAGGCATCTTGATTGGCATCTCAACCTTCCTCATCCTgctcatcctcttcctcctccttgccTGGTACAGACACCAGAAACATAAGACCAAACTTG GGAATGGGGGCAGAGAGGCAAAGGCAAAGACCACCAGGAG CTCTGACTCAGATGGGACCCCACTGGAGGAAACACTGTGTGACT ATGCTGTGGTGAAtaaggacagacagacagacagacagacaaaggaTACCAGGCCAGAGGACACAACA GTGTCCTCAAGGGAAGACCCTCAGGAAGTGACCTATGCCCAGCTGAACCTCAATAGTCTCAAAGCTGGGGTTGAGGACCCTCCCACTTCTGGATCAAAAGATCTCAGCCTCTATGCTGTCCTATGGTGA